Proteins encoded in a region of the Isoalcanivorax pacificus W11-5 genome:
- a CDS encoding CrcB family protein codes for MTATQFPAILPSLTGLGLVALGGAAGAVARYHMAAAIERRLGTAMPWGTLVVNLSAALLAGGLLALFNLGRLPVPAGWLLLIAGLLGSYSTVSSFSIQTLVLARQHGYPLRALLYVLLSVTGCLVLVTGGYLLGVWCCG; via the coding sequence ATGACCGCTACGCAGTTCCCCGCCATATTGCCGAGCCTGACCGGGCTCGGCCTGGTGGCCCTCGGCGGTGCCGCCGGTGCCGTGGCCCGTTATCACATGGCAGCAGCCATCGAGCGCCGCCTGGGCACGGCGATGCCGTGGGGCACGCTCGTCGTGAACCTCAGTGCGGCGCTGCTCGCAGGCGGGCTGCTGGCGTTGTTCAACCTTGGCCGCCTGCCGGTACCCGCTGGCTGGTTGTTGCTGATTGCCGGGTTGCTGGGCAGCTATTCGACGGTGTCGTCATTCAGTATCCAGACGCTGGTGCTGGCCCGGCAGCACGGCTACCCGCTGCGGGCGTTGCTGTATGTACTGCTGTCGGTGACGGGGTGCCTGGTGCTGGTGACGGGTGGGTACCTGTTGGGAGTCTGGTGCTGTGGCTGA
- a CDS encoding fluoride efflux transporter FluC, whose protein sequence is MAEIPRPPVPGIALTLMVALGGMLGASARWGLGVWLHGGGWPWGTLTANVLGSFLIGLVAALTLPGGRWRLPPAWQQFWVTGVFGGFTTFSFFSLEVLAMFQAQAWGLAGGYVLASVLAWLLAVATGYTVGQRFNPRDGTL, encoded by the coding sequence GTGGCTGAGATACCGCGCCCGCCGGTACCCGGTATCGCCCTGACGCTGATGGTGGCACTCGGTGGCATGCTGGGCGCCAGTGCCCGCTGGGGGCTGGGTGTGTGGCTGCACGGCGGCGGCTGGCCCTGGGGGACGCTGACCGCCAATGTGCTGGGGTCGTTCCTGATCGGCCTGGTGGCGGCGCTGACCCTGCCGGGCGGCCGTTGGCGACTGCCACCGGCCTGGCAGCAGTTCTGGGTCACCGGGGTTTTCGGTGGCTTTACCACCTTCTCGTTTTTCAGCCTGGAAGTGCTGGCCATGTTCCAGGCGCAGGCCTGGGGGCTGGCCGGCGGCTATGTGCTGGCGTCGGTATTGGCGTGGCTGCTTGCTGTGGCCACCGGCTATACCGTCGGCCAGCGCTTCAATCCCCGTGATGGCACGCTGTGA
- the uvrY gene encoding UvrY/SirA/GacA family response regulator transcription factor: MIKVMVVDDHDLVRTGIARMLGDVEGIRVLAQADSGEEAVRLARDLEPDVVLMDVKMPGMGGLEATRKMVRANDGIRVIAVTVCEEEPFPSRLLKAGAVGYITKGADIEEMVRAIRVVNAGQRYISPHIAQAMALKPYTPEATPFELLSERELQIMMMIVNCHKVQDISDKLCLSPKTVNTYRYRIFDKLSITSDVEMTLLAVRHGMLDTELAV; encoded by the coding sequence ATGATCAAGGTTATGGTGGTCGATGATCATGACCTCGTGCGCACCGGTATTGCGCGCATGCTGGGGGATGTCGAGGGTATCCGCGTGCTGGCGCAGGCGGACAGTGGTGAAGAAGCCGTGCGTCTGGCCCGCGACCTGGAGCCGGATGTGGTGCTGATGGACGTCAAGATGCCTGGCATGGGAGGCCTGGAAGCGACCCGCAAGATGGTGCGCGCCAATGACGGCATTCGTGTGATTGCCGTGACCGTGTGCGAGGAAGAGCCGTTCCCGTCCCGGTTGCTCAAGGCCGGTGCGGTGGGCTACATCACCAAGGGCGCCGACATCGAGGAAATGGTCCGTGCCATTCGGGTAGTGAATGCCGGGCAGCGTTATATCAGCCCGCACATAGCCCAGGCCATGGCCCTGAAACCCTACACGCCGGAGGCGACCCCGTTCGAGCTGCTGTCCGAGCGTGAGCTGCAGATCATGATGATGATCGTCAACTGCCACAAGGTGCAGGACATTTCCGACAAGCTTTGCCTGTCACCGAAAACCGTCAACACCTATCGCTATCGCATCTTCGACAAATTGAGCATCACCAGTGACGTGGAGATGACCTTGCTCGCTGTGCGGCATGGTATGCTCGACACCGAACTGGCGGTCTGA